Below is a genomic region from Balaenoptera acutorostrata chromosome 9, mBalAcu1.1, whole genome shotgun sequence.
AACTTCAAAATGATATGCACAGTTCTGATTGCTATATACATACAGGTAAGTCAGAATACTTTCAGATCACATTACTACCCAGACTTCCATAGCAATTTGTAAGGTATTTTCCCTTGAGGTCTCTTACTTAAATATGAGAATTAATCTgagagtcattttttaaaaaaatttatttattttatttatttatttttggctgcattgggtcttcattgctgtgtgccggctttctctagttgcggagagcggggtctactcttcgttgcggtgcacgggcttctcattgcagtggcttctcttgttgcggagcacaggatctaggcgcacgggcttcagtagttgtggcacgcgggcttagttgctcggtggcatgtgggatcttccccaaccagggctcaaacccgtgacccctgcattggcaggcggattcctaaccactgcgccaccaccagggaagccctcagagtCATTTGTAATCCAAttatacaaatgaagaaattgagacaaaGTTTAGACGCTTGCtaatttgtccaaggttacacaatactaattaagaaattaaggggacttccctggtagtccagtggttaagactctgcgctcccaatgcagggggcccggcttcaatccctggttggggaactaagaccgcacatgccgcaactaagcccgcatACCGGAACTACTACACccacgcgctctagagcccgcaactagagaagcctgtgcactgcaaggaagaccGGGTGCGCTGccacaaagacccagtgcagcctagatagatgagatagatagataaaaagaaattaaaagaagggTGAAAGATTCCAAGTTTGAAGCTTTTTCCACATAACTTTTTCtagtccttttatttattttcattttagtcagATTCATTTCCAATTTATTCAGTACTAAAGcaatttacttctttaaaaatctgctttaaaaGACTTGCatcagggcctccctggtggctcagtggttaagaatccacctgccaatgcaggggacacaggtttgatccctggtccgggaaggtcccacatgctgcagagcaactaagcccacgtgccacaactactgaagcctgcgcgcctagagccctgagctctgcaacaagagaagccaccgcaatgagaagcccgcacaccgcaaccccagtcgccgcaagtagagaaagcccaccgcaacaatgaagacccaacgcagccaaaaataattaagggaaaaaagacTTGCATTAGCTAGTAAGACTTAGTTCAAGTATATTTATAGCTTCAATAGTTTAAGACAAAACCTAAGAACATAAACTTATATAGCAATATGCCAACCTACTGCAAAACCCCAATCTATAGCTGCATATTATCTTTAGTTAATAAACATATAGTATGAATTGTTAACCATTCcaaatattctttttgatgacTAACACTTGTATTCAGAGGCAAGGTCTTTATTTActcataatttattaaataagtttTCTTTTATGGTGATCATAGTTGATAGACTGTAGAAACCCAAAGCAACAAAGAAGACTTCGGAAGATAGGTGCTTACAGAGCATCTGCAGGACTCATTTCTATGATCAGTCCAGCTCCTCCAGGACCAGTTCTCTCTCCAAGTACCCCTGGGTCCTGTGCTCAAACACGTCAGAAAACTCACTCGATTCcaaattctaaaacaaaattatattattcaaaacacatttttaaaaagcagactgGCAATTTTGGAATTGTCTCATTTTCAATTAAGCACTactatacttttattttcagagcttaaaaaaacccccaaaaaacatatCTCCAGTGACACTCTAGTTTCACCATTATGATTAAGCTCCTCTCCTGTTTCCCTTTCCATGTCCCACGGGAAgctaatgtttgttaaatgaatgggcAAAAAGGGTCACACCCAATAGTTCTGGTTTAGCACACCAACTCTGGATGTGCAGAAATGTTTAAGTTGCATGCATGGGTTACTCTGGAGCATGAGGCGACCCCGTATTTCCTGCTTaaacacaaaaattttttttaaaggcatgggcttgttttgAAAAGATAGGGGGTCCACGTTTAAAGGTAGTGTAAATAAGCAGAAACACGTGGTTCAAGGAAAATGGCCAGGATCTTTGGGGAGGAGTGGCTGCCACCGCGGAACGACCCCTCCCACGTCCGGATTCCTGGTTCGGTGTGGATTCTAAGCCTCAGCAGCCCCGCAGCACCGGACCCTCAGAAACCAGAACGCGGAAACCTCCCAGGCTCCTCCCGAGCCTACTCGGCCCAGAGTCAATCCTCTCTGGGCTTCCGCCCGAGATCCTGCAGATACAGAAAGCGACTCCTAAACTACCCCACATCTGGACTCTCCAAAGCCCCACCCTGGGACCCGAGGCTGTCTTTTACCCGGAAAGAAGGACGGAGATTCCTGAGAAGAAAAGCAACAGCACCGCCTGTGAAGCCGCTCGACCGTAAACCTGAATTAAGCGGGAGAGGAAAAAGCACCTCCTTCTCTCGCGATACCTCATTAATGACGTAGGCGCTTCAACTCCTCTCATTGGCTGCCGACTGCCGTAAGGTAGCAGGAAAAGTTGCAGCGAGGACCCGCCCCCATACAGGAGCCAATCCTGAGTAGCCCGGGGGACGAACCCCGGAAGCGAGCTTCCCGGCGGCGATTTTCCACTCTCTAAGGTGGGTAGGTCTTTCTCGTCCGGGGCCACGCTTCCTGGTCGCCTGGCGCCACCTAAGAACTCCTGGTCCCAAAGGGGCGGGTCCCCTGTCGACCCCTGCCGAGCCCTGCGAATCGGGCCGCGTGGTGGGTCCTAAGTAGGGCTGGAGCGGCTCCTTCGCTCGTAGAAGTTCGGAAGGCCGCAGACGCGACTCCCGGGCCTGTGAAGTGACCAGCCGGTGCTGGAGGGCCGGGACTGGTGGTCTTCTCCCTCACCTCCACTCCCCAGAGACTGAGCATTCGGACTCCAGTTTACAATCCTTTCCCTGCGTCCCCTTATTGTCTGCCTGGATCCCGGGTTCAGCACATCTGCATTGCTTTGTGCTGACAGCAGTAAAATAGAGTGCATTAAAAAACAATGTGAAACTTTTGAATTAGAAAATTTGGGCTTTTAGTTCCATTGAAAGTTGTTTTAATCTATCTGAACCTCAGCgccttcacctgtaaaatggggtttaCGGCCCCACCTGTCACTGAGTTGTTAAGAGTTGACATAGTTTAGATCTCTTATGGAATGTGGTCTTTAAAAAACATACCCTAGTTCTTGGTAGAGTATCATCAAGTAGGTATCTTGATCGGCTTTTTAAGTCCTGAATCAGGGAGATGCACCTGgggttgactttttaaattaaatccactaagaaatttttatatgtaatttattttacctggaacaataaatttaaattataaaaagagtTTTTATGAAAAGGAAAGGGAGGTTATAAGATCTGTGCTATAATGTTACTGTGGTTGATACAAATGACAAATGAACTATACAGTATTTACtggtatttatttaataaagtgtTTAATGAGTAGATTTGTGATCACTTTTGTATTGCAAGGTTCAGAGAATAgtttgagaaaagtgaaaatattagAACATAAAGCCTTTCTGATAGGGTCTCTCGATTGACTCTGTAAAGTTGGACAGTCTTTGGAAATCCTTTAGTACAATCCTTTCATTGTGCAACACAGTAACAGGTCCAGAGAAGGTACTGGTCATGAGTGATAAATTTAAACTTGACTTTAATGTTCTTGGCAGTAGTAATAAAATCTAATGATGCATTAGGATTGTATCAATTAAAACTCGTGAAAACTAGGTAGAAAGAAATCAGTATCTTAGGGGTACATGACTAACTCTCAAATTTCTCAGAATCCATTCCAAGCAAAATCAAGTGATAGGGCTTTAATTCTGtttaattctacaaatatttcttaatgttTGCTGTATATAAGTGGGACATAAATGTAAGTTAAATATAGTCCCTATCTTTAAGCTTACAATCTTTTAAGAGactaaaacaagaacaaaattaGTGGTGAAATAAAACAGTATGTAGCACACAAAAAAGTAGAAACTAGAGACAGATCTAATTTGGAGGCTCAAGAAAGACTTAATGAAGGAGGCAACATCTGAGAAGAGTCATGAAAGACTGGTAAGATTTCAACAAATATAGTTGGGAagctgagaaatatttttaaaatatctattattcTCATTTCGTTTAATTGGTTAAAGTTTAATATGCTGCATAACTCTTTAAGCTGATATTGGTTTATAAATTATTATGGCAGCCTAGCAGAATAAATATCAtttccttcaggaagccttctctaCTCCCTGAGGACTGGGTTAATTATGACCTTCCTGTATATTCATCATATCTAGATATGGTCTTATCATAGTACTTAAACACTGTCTTTGCAGATCTCCCTGACGAGACAGGAAGCTTCTTGAGGTCAAGACGTGGATCTTGTTCATTATTGAATCCCAGTACCCAGAGACTGGCACGTACCAGGCGTTCTAGTcatctttgttgaatgaaggagtAAGTGACAGCCAAAGTTCTGTTTCAGAACAAGAAGCCAACTGAGAACTATAGTTGTCTGTCAATGAATAGGGCTACTTTCTAAAGCAGTGAATTTTCCTAAGCCTGAAATTGTTAAAGTAGAAATAGGTTGATTATTACAGATGTCATGATAAAAGATATCTGCATTGGTGAGAGATTGGGACACATGTCCTTTGGGGGCTCTTCCATCTCTAAGAATCTCTGAGTCTCGGAAGTAGTTTTTTTTAGGAACTACAAATTTTTGCTCCTGCTTTATAGCTTCTGTGTGTCTAGTCTATAAAAATCGTGAATGTGCTTATCTTTATTAGTTATAATTTCAAAGCTTCAAGCATTCATCACTGTTAGCATAATACAATATAGTATGTGAATCAATAGATTCAAAATAAATAGTTATAACCACTGACTTAGTagaaaaaacaatattaaaagtaaaGATAACTGAAATCTGTCAGTTCCAATATTTAATGAATGTGAAGGGTATTAATAAACACCAAAAAAGTTTAGGCAGggtttatttgtgtatatttgcAAGACTTATCTATGCTATTGATAAAGCCTCAATAACCATTTTGCTCctaatttttgtgtttgtgtttcagatcttgatgaataaaataaagcagacatAATTCATCTCTGGAAAGATTATTTATACTCTGGCATTTGAAATGCTTTGTATTTAGAATAgtagtaaaaatggaaaaagagaaagtaaatgatGATGGAAAACCAGACCCAGAGAACTCCTTGGACTTTTCTGAACACTTTAACCAACTTGAATTATTAGAAACACATGGACACCTTATTCCCACTGGCACCCAAAGTCTCTGGGTAGGGAATTCTGATGAAGATGAAGAgcaagatgaaaaaactgaagagtGGTAtcaattgcaagaaaaaaaaatggaaaaagatccAAGCAAATTGCTTCTTTGGGCTGCTGAAAAAAAtcgggtaaaaaaaaaaaaaaaagaacagttacaGAGGAAACCTTAATTTAGTAGGAAAAGTATTAGATTGGAAGCCAGAAGACCTGTCCTGAATCTCGCTTTGGTCTGTAACTTTGGGCAAATCCTACTGTTTCTGCACctctattttcttatctgtaaaaatggCCACCATAACACCTGCCTCTTTCATACAAGGTTTTATGCAGAGGCAATGTAGGTGAAAATACATAGTAAGCTACAAAGTGTCATTTGGGTATTTTGGGGCGCTTTAAGAATAATTAACTATAAAGAGAGCAAGcaatcatctatatttttaaatcattcataTTAAGTCATTAGGATCATCCTAAAGACAAGTATCATTTAGTAAAGAGAGGATgggaattaacatttattaaataccaaCTATACCATGTGCCTTACTACATTATTGATTTAATCCTCATATATCCCTATAAGATATGTTATATTCTTCCCCTTTTACAGATTAAGAAGTTGAGATTCAGGAACATTAATTTGCCCAGGATTGTCCAAGTAGGATGACTCTGCTTAACAGCCAAAGTCTGTTCTTCCCACTTAGCCACTTGTATCTTGTTTTACTAAGTTCCCCCATGTCTGTATTAATAAACTTATAACTTAAATGGTCTTACATTTTTGGATAACTTTTTAAGCCGAGAGCAGACTGCATCCCACCAGAGGTCCTCAGACCAAACTGAAAATCACTTCCTGAAAACATGTATCTGAGGTTGTTTTAGTTAGAAGGAATTGAGCTCCTTAATCTCGACTTCCTTGTTACCATTGTATTCTACTGTTaaaagaagttgttttttttttaattggagtgtagttgatttacaacgttgtgttggtttcagatgtacagcaaagtgattcagttatacatatacatatattcattcttttttagattcttttctcatttaggttatcacagaatattgagtagagttccctgtgctatacagtaggtattttttaaagttttatacagTATGTATATTGGTGTGATAATCCTACTACAGAAAGATCAGTCTGTTCCATTACTATGTTTTCTTCGcagatgaaatataaaatattaatacagtTCTAGCCTGTATTATTCATCTAGGACTATAGCTTTTATACAATAAGCCTTCATTGGACCAGGAATAAATGTATGGTTTGGTATTCAGAGAATCATGTTCTTAGAATCAACAGTTTATGATTAACACTGACCTGTTCATTGTTAAATCAGttccccccgcaaaaaaaaaaaatcttatttttttattttacagtcaTCTGCTAACAAGGAagtttttatttaacttaattaaATCTAACACCACTAGAGGGTTTAATTTTCTTTGCCTATTGTTTCATTTCGAATTGGGTTTGTAAAAGATCTGTCTTCTTCTCAGCTGACCACAGTGCGAAGACTGCTTTCAGAAAAGGCCACCCACGTGAACACTCGAGATGAAGATGGGTACACCCCGCTCCATCGAGCAGCCTACAGCGGGCACTTAGACGTGGTCCGGGAGCTGATTGCACACAGGGCAGATGTTCGTGCGGTGACTGTGGATGGCTGGACACCCCTGCACAGTGCCTGTAAGTGGAATAACACCAGAGTGGCTTCTTTCTTACTGCAGCATGATGCAGATATCAACGCCCAAACAAAAGGCCTCTTGACCCCCTTACATCTTGCTGCTGGGAACAGAGACAGCAAAGATACCCTCGAACTCCTCCTGATGAACCGCTACATCAAAGCAGGTCTGAAGAACAACCTGGAGGAAACTGCATTTGACATCGCCAGGAGGACAAGCATCTATCACTACCTCTTTGAAATTGTGGAAGGCTGCACAAATTCTTCACCTCAGTCTTAATGGTTCtaataattttcttaagtttCTAAGTCCCAGTGCCTCCTTTAGTGTGAGATGTGAAATGTCCCCATCATACAAAGTTGACATCAAAAGTCTTAACGACAGTAATTCAGTGGTACTCACAATAATATCCTTCCAAGTGAATTGCCTGACCTTGAtgtcaaaatgtatttgaaagttgATTGGATATATCTTTAATGATTTCCGTggtgtttgtgatttttatcaAATCATTTTAACTTAACCTATACTGAAAAACTTGTCACAAGTTGTACAGAAAACTAATGATATTTTTGGTGCTGAtccaagagaaatgtatttttaaatattccccCATCCTAGATCTTTGTGCAGTATTTAGTATattaatgtgtatttttataaGGTCAGGTAACTCAGAATTTCGTTTAAAAGTCTTAATATACTGGTGCAGTTCAGCTGTCTTCTCTGCATCACCATAGCCATTTGCTTTCATTGTAAACCATAAGAATGAACATATTAGTGTCTTGAatctttgtaaattaaaaaaaaaatcaagacaccTAGATCTTTGTTTTCTAGAACCTAGGCCATTTTCAGGAAATAGCTAGGTGTTTAATCCACGAATTTTATATACTGCCCCCTCCTGCAATCCACACAATCCTGTGGACCATCCTACCTCACCCTGGTCAACCTGCATATTCCTTATGCTGCTGGTGAGTCAGCACGACCCTTCAGACATGCGCACAACTATACCTTGGTTCAGATCGTAACGTATCTGCTCTCCAGCTAGTTTTACCTCCCTGGTCCTGCTGAGCTGGGCACTGCTCATCTAGTCTCTCAAGTTCACAGGAAGTGTTCTTTTCTAGGGTCCTCATTTTATACAAGCCACACAAAGACAAAGTGACAGGGAAAAGGAATTCTAAGAATGAGGGGATGATGATTATATTGGGGTGAGAACACAAAGTGGCTCAGGCCTTTTTTAAAAGCCACATTGTGGATAGTGACAAaagcataaatataaatattccaaaaataaaagttttgaacAACCAGAAAAAAGCATGAATTCTTTTTTTACCTGTGTATCTTCCTTGGGTCCATAACATATTTATTCATCCAGCATACATTTATTTATCAGGTACTCTCTCCATCTCGCCAGTAGCAGTTTCTTGTT
It encodes:
- the ANKRD49 gene encoding ankyrin repeat domain-containing protein 49, which encodes MEKEKVNDDGKPDPENSLDFSEHFNQLELLETHGHLIPTGTQSLWVGNSDEDEEQDEKTEEWYQLQEKKMEKDPSKLLLWAAEKNRLTTVRRLLSEKATHVNTRDEDGYTPLHRAAYSGHLDVVRELIAHRADVRAVTVDGWTPLHSACKWNNTRVASFLLQHDADINAQTKGLLTPLHLAAGNRDSKDTLELLLMNRYIKAGLKNNLEETAFDIARRTSIYHYLFEIVEGCTNSSPQS